A window of Luteolibacter sp. Y139 genomic DNA:
ATTTCCTGCATCGCCACATTGCCCGAATCCAGATGCTCCGCCAACCGCAGGAAGTGGAGGTTTGTCCGGTCGTTGAGGATCGTGCCACAGATGGCGATGCCAATCGCGCCACCGAGGTTGCGCATCATGTTGAAGAGGCCGCTGGCGTATTTCAAACGGTCCGGCGACAAGCTCCCCAAGCCAAGGTTCACGGCAGGAGCCACCGCGAAAACCTGCGGAAAGCCCCGCAACACCTGCGGCCAGAAGAGTTCCGACGAACTCCAATCATGCGTGATAAAAGTGAAGCTCCAAAGTCCCACACCGAAGAGCGCCAGCCCGAACATCATCAGCCAGCGGGTATCGAACTTCCGCGCGAGCACGATATAAAACACCGTGCCAATCAGCGAGGCCGCACCCGTTGAAGCAACCGCGATCCCCACCTGCCAGGCACTGTAGCCGCGAACGTATCCGAGGAAGAGAGGTGTGAGGTAAACCGTCGCGAAGATACCAACGCCGGTGATGAAAGACAGGATACAGCCGAGCAGGAAATTCCGGTTTCCGAAAGCCCTCAGATCCACCACCGGATGCGCGAAGCGTAGGCAGCGAATCACGAACAACACGCCCGTCACCGCCGCGATCACCGCGAAGATCGTGATCGTCTCGTCATCGAACCAGTTCCAGCGCGCGCCCTCTTCCAGAACATACTGGAGGCTCCCCAGGAAGACCGCCATCAGCGCAATCCCGAGGTAATCCGCTTGCTTGAGCAGCGAGAGATCCGGCTTGTCGATCTTCACTAGGAAGGGAACCGAGATCGCAACCGCCGCACCGGGAACGAGATTGATGTAGAAGATCCACCGCCAGTCGAGCGCATCAGTGATCCACCCGCCGATGACAGGACCCAAGGTCGGAGCAATGGAGGCGATGGTGCCAATCACCGCCGCCGAATAAACCCGGCGCGGCCCTTGGAAGTAGTGGAAGGAAGAGGTGAAGACGGTGGGAATCATCGATGCCCCGAGAAATCCCTGCAGCACCCGGAACGCGATCATGCTCTCGATGTTCCAGGCAAGCGCGCAGAGCAGGCTGGTGATGGTGAACCCGGCCGCCGAGATCGTGAAAAGCCAGCGTGTCGAGAACACCCGCGTCAGCCACCCGGACAAGGGAATGGTGATGATCTCGGCGATCAGATACGCGGTCTGGACCCAGCCGATCTGATCCCTCGAAGCGGACAGTCCTCCACCGATATCCTGCAAGGATGAAGCCACGATCTGGATATCCAGCAGCGCCATGAACATGCCCACGCACATGATCACGAAGGGCAGCACGTCCCGCATGCGGAATGGAGTGGAAGCCGGCGCGTTCATGACTCACCTCCGCTTTCACGCGTGTCCACCGTCACCTTCGCCGAGAGTCCGGGCCGAAGCTGGAATGAAGCAGCGTCTTTATCATCCAACTCCACACGCACCGCCAGGCGCTGCACGATCCGCGTGAAATTCCCGGTGGCATTCTCCGGGGGCAACACGCTGAACTGTGCACCAGTCGCCGGAGCGATGCTGGTCACCTTGCCATGGAAGATCCGGCCGGGAGCCGAGTCGATGCGCACGGATGCAGGAGAGCCCACGTGCATCTCCGCGATCTGGCTTTCCTTGAAGTTCGCATCGACCCACAGGCCGTGGGTCGTCACCACCGAAATAAGCCGTGAGCCCGTGCTCGCATACGCACCGACCTGGGCGCTGCGATTTCCCACGATGCCATCCGCCGGTGCACGCAGCTCCGTGTAGCCGAGATTCAGCCGCGCGGATTCACGCTGGGCGATGGCCTGCTGCAGTGCCGCCTCGCCCTGCAGCTTCTGTGTGGCAATGATCGCCAGATAGCGCTGTGCCGCATCCAGCGCCGCACGTGTCTTCACCCCCGCGGCTTCGGCTCGCTTGTAGTCGGCGTCGGCTTGCTGGGAATCCTGCAGCGAAATGGCGCGAGTAGCCAGCAGGCTACGCAACCGGGACTGATCGTCACGACTGCGATTGATCTCCGCATCTGCCGAACTCACATCGGCCTCGGCCTGGGCAATCACGGCTAGATGCTGATGGCGGGAGGCCTCCAGATTCTCCAGCACCGCCTGTTGCACCGCCACCGCGGCATCGGCCTTGGCTAGCGCCGCACGATAGTCACGGTCATCGATCTGGATCAAAAGATCCCCGGTGTGGACCCTCTGATTGTCCTCCACCGCAACGCGCTGGATGAAGCCGGCGACCTCGGGCGCGATCACGATCACATCGCCACCGACATAGGCGTCATCGGTATCCTCCATGAAACGGCCCACTCTCCACCAGTCGTGGGTCCACTTGGAAACACCGACGAGCGTAACGGCAGCGGCAGCGATCAGGAGTGCGCGCTTCGGAGTAAACCGACGACGGGTAGCAGGTGCCGGCGACGGAGACGCTGGATTATTGCCACGAGGCAGGTCACTGATCTCGGGCACGACAGGAAGTGATTTGGCATGCATGGCTTTCAGGTAGCTGAGGTTGTTGCCCGGCTTCCCTTCGCAATCGCGGCTCTCAAGGCGGACACGTGGAGGACCACGGCGAGCGGGACAAAAAGTCCGGGGATGAACATGTAAGGAAAGGTCCCGATCATCAGGTTCGGGACCTCCGCGTGA
This region includes:
- a CDS encoding HlyD family secretion protein; its protein translation is MHAKSLPVVPEISDLPRGNNPASPSPAPATRRRFTPKRALLIAAAAVTLVGVSKWTHDWWRVGRFMEDTDDAYVGGDVIVIAPEVAGFIQRVAVEDNQRVHTGDLLIQIDDRDYRAALAKADAAVAVQQAVLENLEASRHQHLAVIAQAEADVSSADAEINRSRDDQSRLRSLLATRAISLQDSQQADADYKRAEAAGVKTRAALDAAQRYLAIIATQKLQGEAALQQAIAQRESARLNLGYTELRAPADGIVGNRSAQVGAYASTGSRLISVVTTHGLWVDANFKESQIAEMHVGSPASVRIDSAPGRIFHGKVTSIAPATGAQFSVLPPENATGNFTRIVQRLAVRVELDDKDAASFQLRPGLSAKVTVDTRESGGES
- a CDS encoding DHA2 family efflux MFS transporter permease subunit — encoded protein: MNAPASTPFRMRDVLPFVIMCVGMFMALLDIQIVASSLQDIGGGLSASRDQIGWVQTAYLIAEIITIPLSGWLTRVFSTRWLFTISAAGFTITSLLCALAWNIESMIAFRVLQGFLGASMIPTVFTSSFHYFQGPRRVYSAAVIGTIASIAPTLGPVIGGWITDALDWRWIFYINLVPGAAVAISVPFLVKIDKPDLSLLKQADYLGIALMAVFLGSLQYVLEEGARWNWFDDETITIFAVIAAVTGVLFVIRCLRFAHPVVDLRAFGNRNFLLGCILSFITGVGIFATVYLTPLFLGYVRGYSAWQVGIAVASTGAASLIGTVFYIVLARKFDTRWLMMFGLALFGVGLWSFTFITHDWSSSELFWPQVLRGFPQVFAVAPAVNLGLGSLSPDRLKYASGLFNMMRNLGGAIGIAICGTILNDRTNLHFLRLAEHLDSGNVAMQEMLQQTGARFAGLNGGDAAHGQAVALKRLWSLTFREAQVLSFADAFWVIAICFAVGALLVPFLRKVAAPATPNPDAH